In Quercus robur chromosome 10, dhQueRobu3.1, whole genome shotgun sequence, a genomic segment contains:
- the LOC126704002 gene encoding uncharacterized protein LOC126704002: protein MHLQGVLDKIICRAFPTTLKGLARVWFSKLSPNTVSTFKELSKHFVTHFIKGQRYKRSSISLLNIKQWEDESLGSYVTRFNKETLLIDKVDDKVLVTAFTNGLQSREFFFSIYKNNLKMLADMLYKAIEYMNDKDAMIARGGRTKKTERQDDPHQDRGRKSTRTNDQRDDRKPKPPPGKTINFTPLNTPLDQVLI from the coding sequence ATGCACCTACAAGGAGTTCTAGATAAGATCATATGCAGGGCGTTCCCCACTACACTCAAGGGACTAGCAAGAGTGTGGTTCAGCAAACTGTCCCCTAATACCGTCTCTACCTTCAAGGAATTGAGCAAACACTTCGTCACCCACTTTATCAAGGGCCAAAGGTACAAGAGATCCTCAATAAGCCTGTTGAACATTAAACAATGGGAGGATGAAAGCTTGGGATCATACGTGACTCGTTTCAACAAGGAGACCCTTTTGATTGACAAGGTCGACGACAAAGTCTTGGTCACTGCATTCACCAACGGGCTCCAGTCGAGAGAATTCTTTTTCTCCATCTACAAGAACAACTTGAAGATGTTGGCTGACATGTTGTACAAGGCCATTGAATACATGAATGATAAGGATGCCATGATAGCCCGCGGGGGCAGAACAAAGAAAACGGAAAGGCAAGACGATCCCCATCAGGATAGAGGAAGAAAGTCTACCCGAACGAATGACCAAAGGGATGATAGGAAACCAAAACCTCCTCCTGGGAAGACTATCAACTTCACCCCGCTAAACACTCCACTTGACCAAGTTCTCATATAG